In one window of Saprospiraceae bacterium DNA:
- a CDS encoding TonB-dependent receptor: MRKVLAHWLLMSCICTYGVPLLAQQDSIIEYQLGETVITAQASPTKDKNAIYKVHVINHRQIQSSGAVNLRELIVQELGLNSSQRSVFGASIEMQGISKENIKILVDGVPVIGRLNGIIDLHQIPLTNVRKVEMIRGPVSVFYGSDALGGVIHLITQKEFENKWNGQVSAYRETTNANQVNGRLAFQDGRHQVAVFGGVYAFDGFSTGTASRVEDWEERNQWNAGFNYTYRWAAMNLAYQGSIFNEKLFSLGDTLVSRSGIKSLTDVEYSTSRFNHQISFNGMLKPGYFVDLTAAYQKYERFHDNFNINLTSGSSTPSKTDTRDENIETFDLMHLRGVFSQTKEHRSINWSIGLELQSENNEGMRIVDSSKTIFTAAGFASLTARIGKHIQLQPAFRISNNDVYGTTVVPALNGRWTLGNSQVFRLGLSRGFRAPGIKELFLNFKVAAGPATYTILGNSDLKTEVSNHFSVHHIWSMNSDDRLESDIFYNHIDDLIVLSELVNNSRNYINIEQYRSLGFNARFIHEEGQRWSFQTGVGLIGRYNKLSADYDLQTFDYAPELTTAVRYTLPGIQFRFMLNYKYNGKVPGYLIENQQVVKVNKEDFHQMEFNIAKSLFSEKLELQLGVKNIFDVENIETFRDTGEAHSSNLQLWGRSYYLMFNIKF; this comes from the coding sequence ATGAGGAAGGTATTGGCGCATTGGCTACTGATGTCATGTATTTGCACTTATGGAGTGCCATTACTCGCGCAGCAAGACAGCATTATAGAATATCAATTAGGTGAAACGGTAATTACCGCCCAGGCTTCGCCTACCAAAGACAAGAATGCCATTTACAAAGTACACGTAATCAACCACCGGCAGATCCAATCATCCGGTGCTGTGAATCTACGCGAGCTTATCGTGCAAGAGCTGGGTTTGAATAGTTCGCAGCGTTCGGTTTTTGGTGCCAGCATCGAAATGCAAGGTATTTCCAAAGAAAATATTAAAATTTTAGTGGATGGTGTCCCGGTGATCGGGCGATTGAATGGGATCATCGATTTACACCAGATACCACTAACGAACGTACGTAAGGTTGAAATGATACGCGGGCCGGTATCTGTATTTTATGGCAGCGATGCCCTGGGAGGCGTGATCCATTTGATAACTCAAAAGGAATTCGAAAATAAATGGAATGGCCAGGTTTCAGCTTATCGCGAAACGACCAACGCCAATCAGGTAAATGGACGCCTGGCCTTCCAGGATGGTCGGCATCAGGTTGCAGTATTTGGAGGCGTATATGCATTTGATGGATTCAGCACAGGAACTGCAAGCCGCGTCGAAGACTGGGAGGAAAGAAATCAATGGAATGCCGGTTTCAATTATACCTATCGGTGGGCTGCCATGAACCTTGCTTATCAAGGCTCCATTTTTAATGAGAAGTTATTTTCTCTGGGAGATACCCTGGTCTCCAGATCCGGGATAAAGAGTTTGACGGATGTGGAGTACAGCACAAGTCGGTTTAATCATCAGATTTCATTCAATGGAATGCTCAAGCCGGGTTATTTTGTGGATCTGACTGCGGCATACCAAAAATACGAGCGATTTCACGATAATTTTAATATCAATTTGACTTCCGGATCTTCAACACCTTCGAAAACCGATACGCGGGATGAGAATATTGAAACCTTTGATTTAATGCATTTGCGCGGAGTGTTTTCTCAAACCAAAGAACATCGTTCCATCAATTGGTCCATAGGGTTGGAGTTGCAAAGCGAAAACAACGAAGGTATGCGGATCGTCGATTCAAGTAAGACTATTTTTACTGCGGCAGGATTCGCTTCGCTCACAGCGCGAATAGGTAAGCACATTCAATTGCAACCGGCATTCCGGATTTCAAATAACGATGTTTACGGAACGACGGTAGTGCCTGCTTTGAATGGGCGTTGGACTCTGGGCAATTCACAAGTTTTCAGATTGGGTTTGTCGCGAGGTTTTCGCGCACCCGGCATCAAAGAGCTGTTTCTGAATTTCAAAGTGGCGGCAGGGCCGGCGACCTATACCATTTTGGGAAATTCGGATTTGAAGACCGAAGTTTCCAATCACTTTTCGGTTCATCATATTTGGAGTATGAATAGCGATGATCGGCTGGAGTCGGACATTTTCTACAACCACATCGACGATTTGATCGTGCTGAGTGAATTGGTAAACAATTCTAGAAATTACATCAACATCGAGCAATATCGCTCATTGGGTTTTAATGCTCGTTTTATTCATGAAGAAGGACAAAGGTGGTCATTCCAAACGGGTGTTGGCTTGATCGGGCGTTACAATAAATTATCCGCCGATTATGACCTGCAAACATTTGATTACGCACCGGAGCTGACCACAGCTGTGCGTTACACTCTGCCGGGTATTCAATTCCGGTTCATGTTAAACTACAAATACAACGGCAAAGTTCCGGGATACCTGATAGAAAATCAACAAGTGGTTAAAGTAAACAAGGAAGATTTTCATCAAATGGAATTCAACATAGCAAAGAGTTTATTTTCTGAAAAACTGGAATTGCAGTTAGGCGTAAAAAATATATTTGATGTAGAAAATATCGAAACATTCCGGGATACTGGTGAAGCGCATTCCTCAAATTTGCAACTTTGGGGCCGCAGCTATTATTTAATGTTCAATATAAAATTTTAA
- a CDS encoding CbbQ/NirQ/NorQ/GpvN family protein — protein MVNKPYYRAVWKEQEVFRMAFSQRLPLLIKGPTGSGKSRFVEAMAYELEKPMITVSCHEETSSTDLIGRFVIKGAETEWVDGPLCKAMKEGMILYLDEIAEARPDVIVAIHPLTDHRRSLFVDKLGITLQAHPEFMLVASFNPGYQRGFKELKPSTRQRFVALSFNYPVPEIEEEILVNETKIDLTTAKALVKIGNKIRNLKELGLAETASTRLMVDAAKLICSGLPKRLAVRVAIIEPLSDDPEIIQAIADVADLLI, from the coding sequence ATGGTGAATAAACCTTATTACCGTGCCGTGTGGAAGGAGCAGGAAGTTTTCAGAATGGCCTTCAGTCAGCGTCTTCCCTTATTAATAAAAGGACCTACCGGATCGGGGAAATCGAGATTTGTGGAAGCCATGGCTTATGAATTGGAAAAGCCCATGATCACAGTAAGCTGTCATGAGGAAACGTCATCGACCGATTTGATTGGTCGATTCGTGATCAAAGGTGCAGAAACAGAATGGGTCGATGGTCCTTTGTGCAAAGCCATGAAGGAAGGGATGATCCTCTATCTCGATGAAATTGCCGAAGCCAGACCAGATGTCATTGTTGCGATTCATCCTTTAACCGATCACCGACGCAGTTTATTTGTCGATAAACTGGGTATTACTTTGCAGGCACATCCTGAGTTTATGTTGGTGGCTTCATTTAATCCCGGTTATCAACGTGGCTTCAAAGAATTAAAACCCTCAACACGTCAGCGATTCGTGGCGTTGAGTTTTAATTATCCTGTACCGGAAATTGAGGAAGAAATTCTGGTCAATGAGACGAAAATTGATTTGACAACTGCAAAAGCGCTTGTTAAAATTGGCAACAAGATTCGGAATTTAAAAGAACTGGGACTTGCTGAAACTGCATCTACGCGATTGATGGTGGATGCTGCAAAATTGATTTGCAGTGGTTTGCCTAAAAGGTTGGCGGTTCGCGTTGCCATTATAGAACCCCTGAGTGACGATCCAGAAATCATTCAAGCCATTGCAGATGTAGCTGATCTGTTAATTTAA
- a CDS encoding VWA domain-containing protein: MDLDEIIYSWFTKYLKKRKTTKESERFQRIELESIRSRLTLIARLLTGLSIEIYPADEEGGCKGNNYFLPRCISWFDAVEKNIGFYLYRLFYLSIQQGIPLSEKNEVVESEIEGSRNEAGKLSEQVFAEMQIQYPLVMELYQSLVEDMKMKGDVFYETHKHFLYGKLMETVQDRVDEKQLSLETPSDKQRLPGVDPKSVLKAKAVEEIKSILVDQKAQEDYVLTHNFEKVETLEEFNGTWRDFDGDDDLSSHKDAIDELNMRLTVRTDDPVHSVLQADFIENTNIADVETAEDSDFCITYPEWNYTQKQYLEDFCKVYPRRITASDHSYYHQTLTDHRALLTGIRKTLASFHNKWMQQQRKQYGSLLDYDALVDYYTDIHSGVSPSENIYIADRKLEKDLSIMILMDSSLSSDGYADGNRVIDIEKQVAILFGEILHEYHVDFAIASFNSSTRNCLRFEMVKDFDERWELAKYKVGMIQPNGYTRIGGALRHASNLLSLRPSANKWLLLLSDGKPNDYDKYEGKYGLHDVKQALRESREKRINDYALTVEAQARYYLPQMFGQNHYQILRSTADLVKAVIHLFEKIRFQSV, translated from the coding sequence ATGGATCTCGACGAAATCATCTATTCGTGGTTTACAAAATACCTGAAGAAAAGAAAAACCACAAAGGAGTCAGAACGTTTTCAGCGGATTGAGTTGGAATCTATTCGCTCCAGGCTCACACTGATTGCAAGGCTCCTCACAGGTTTGTCAATAGAAATTTATCCGGCTGATGAGGAGGGTGGTTGTAAGGGCAATAATTATTTTTTACCTCGTTGTATTTCCTGGTTTGATGCCGTAGAAAAAAATATTGGATTTTACCTCTACCGTTTATTTTATTTATCCATCCAACAGGGTATTCCTTTGAGCGAAAAAAATGAAGTCGTTGAATCTGAAATAGAAGGATCGAGAAATGAGGCCGGGAAACTTTCAGAACAGGTTTTCGCAGAAATGCAAATCCAATATCCTCTGGTTATGGAATTGTACCAGTCACTTGTCGAAGACATGAAGATGAAAGGCGATGTTTTTTATGAAACCCACAAACATTTTCTTTATGGAAAATTGATGGAAACTGTGCAAGATAGGGTAGATGAAAAACAATTAAGCTTGGAAACCCCATCAGACAAACAACGGTTACCGGGTGTAGATCCTAAATCGGTTTTAAAAGCCAAAGCAGTAGAAGAAATCAAATCGATTTTGGTCGATCAAAAGGCGCAGGAAGATTACGTACTGACGCACAATTTCGAAAAAGTGGAAACACTGGAAGAGTTTAACGGAACCTGGCGCGATTTCGACGGGGATGATGACTTGTCCAGCCATAAGGATGCGATTGATGAACTCAATATGAGGCTCACGGTGCGGACTGATGATCCGGTGCACAGTGTCCTGCAGGCGGACTTTATTGAGAATACAAACATAGCAGATGTGGAGACCGCTGAAGATTCGGATTTCTGCATTACTTATCCGGAATGGAATTATACCCAGAAACAATACCTGGAGGATTTTTGTAAAGTTTATCCCAGGCGGATAACCGCATCAGATCATTCCTATTATCATCAGACTCTGACCGATCATCGAGCATTGCTAACGGGCATTCGGAAGACCCTTGCGAGTTTTCACAATAAATGGATGCAGCAGCAAAGAAAACAATACGGTTCCCTGTTGGATTACGATGCACTGGTGGATTATTATACAGATATACATTCGGGAGTGTCGCCCTCAGAAAACATTTATATTGCAGATCGCAAACTCGAGAAAGATCTGAGCATCATGATTTTGATGGATTCCAGCTTATCCAGCGACGGTTATGCTGACGGGAACCGGGTGATTGACATCGAAAAACAAGTGGCCATTCTTTTTGGAGAAATTCTTCATGAATATCATGTTGATTTTGCTATTGCGTCGTTCAACTCCTCCACCAGAAATTGTCTTCGCTTTGAGATGGTCAAAGATTTTGACGAACGATGGGAGCTCGCCAAATACAAAGTAGGGATGATCCAGCCCAACGGTTATACCCGCATTGGCGGGGCATTGCGGCATGCCAGCAATCTATTGTCGCTTCGTCCGTCAGCCAACAAGTGGTTGTTGCTACTGTCGGATGGAAAACCAAACGACTACGATAAATACGAAGGCAAATACGGACTTCACGATGTCAAACAGGCACTAAGGGAGTCCAGAGAAAAACGAATCAACGATTATGCTTTGACTGTAGAAGCGCAGGCACGATATTACCTGCCGCAAATGTTTGGACAAAACCACTATCAGATTCTCAGATCAACAGCAGATTTGGTTAAGGCTGTAATTCATCTTTTTGAGAAAATTAGATTTCAAAGTGTCTAA
- a CDS encoding UpxY family transcription antiterminator, with product MKTWKVLRIRSQHEFCVQKQLDHLCIEHFLPTLTEHRQWSDRIRKVLIPAFPNYLFVHTEPVQRETVFHCRGVMNYLRYENRDATLRDDEIQMMKTALPFSIQGGLVPWTSAGEIIRISSGMLKGYTAKLVRWKNRKVVCLELHELKQGFLVEMELGGGLKYF from the coding sequence ATGAAAACCTGGAAAGTACTCCGCATCCGCAGTCAGCACGAATTTTGTGTGCAGAAGCAGCTGGATCATTTGTGCATCGAGCATTTTCTTCCAACCCTGACGGAGCACCGTCAGTGGAGCGATCGCATCAGAAAAGTTCTGATCCCTGCATTTCCGAATTATCTGTTTGTACATACAGAACCCGTCCAGCGGGAAACTGTATTTCATTGCAGAGGCGTCATGAATTATCTGCGATATGAAAACAGGGATGCCACGCTCCGCGACGATGAAATTCAAATGATGAAGACGGCATTGCCATTCAGCATTCAGGGGGGATTGGTGCCCTGGACGTCTGCAGGCGAGATCATCCGGATTTCATCCGGTATGCTCAAAGGTTACACTGCAAAATTAGTCCGCTGGAAAAACCGGAAAGTGGTGTGTCTGGAACTCCACGAATTAAAGCAGGGGTTTTTGGTGGAGATGGAGTTGGGAGGGGGGTTGAAATATTTTTAA